The stretch of DNA CCGCGGGGGCTTCGGCATGACCGCCGCCTCCGAGTGGCCGCCGCAGCCGAAGTCGAGCGAGACCACATGGCCGTCGGCCGGGCCGAACTCGTTCGCGCAGACGCCGAACTCCTGGCCGAGCGAGCCGCCGATCGATGCGAGGAACCCGCACGAGACGCAGGAGGCGGGGGCCGACTGCGCCATCTGGGTCTTCGAGCCGTACGACTCCTCCCAGCGGTCAGCGGCCGCGTGCAGGCCGTAGCGGGACAGCACCCTGGCCCTGCGCAGGCCCAGCTCGTTGGCGACGTCCGCGATGGAGCCGCGCAGGGGCGCCGTGGAGAGACGCGCGGGCGAGCCACCCGTGACCTCGGCGTCCTCCGCGTCCACGCGCTCCGCCAGCTCCTCGGAGAGGGCGGAGTTCGGCGGCGGCACGTCCTCGCCGGTGAAGCCGGGCTCCAGACGCAGGTCGTCCGCCTCGGTCGGCAGCAGGTCGCCGGGGCCCATGTCACCGGGGCGCAGCCGCTCGCTCCACGGCACCCACTCGGGCGCCAGCATCGCGTCGGGTCCGGGCAGCAGCACCGTCTCGTCGAGGGTGACCAGCTTGGCCCTGGAGGCCCTCGTCACGGTGACGGCCCAGCGCCAGCCCCGGTAGGCGAAGTCCGTACTGGCGAAGAGGTGGGTGACCACCCGGTCCCCGTCCGCGACGGCTCCCAGGTGTTCGCCGACGACGCCGGGCGCGGCGGCCTCCTCGGCCTCGGCGCGCGCCAGATCGACCGCCTCGACACACAGTCGGTCAGGGGTGCGGCTTCGCGTTGTCGCTGCGCTCACAGGTATCGCTTCTCTCCTACGCCGTCTCACGAGTGCGCCGTATTCCGTGGTACAGGACACGGACGGAGCGGACCTGGGGGCCGCGTCGACGTCCGCGCCCGATCGTCCTCGGGCGCACCTACGCCATCCATTCTGCGGGATCGCGAAAGGGCGCGCGGCCAAGAACAACCGCCGCAGGCGCGCTACGCACGCTACCCTCTCCGCGGTCCACGGCCCACATGGACGTCCTACCGGACCGCGAAAGATCCTTGTCAAAGCCTTCTCCGCAGCGCCACATGGCCCTCAAAAAAATCGGAATTCTCCGTTCACCCCCACGGTGATTTTCAGCCCCGTCCGTCCATGACCTGCGGCGATCGTGGAGCCTTGGATCAGTAAACGGGCGGAGTAATCGTTCGTACGCGCGGTTGCCGCACTAGCGGGGCCCGCACGGGGCACTATGACGAGGTGACCACCGCAAGGTCGTCCGAGGGAACGTCGGGCCCCTACGAAGGACCGAGCACAGCCCGCAGGGCGGCTCGGTCGGTGGGCCGTGTGCTGCGCTCCCCCTTCACCGGAGCGGGCCGCTCCATCCGCCGTGTGACCCACGCCCACGGGGCCGGCGAGTCCGGTCTCGGCAAACTGATCGAGCTGCACGGCGTGAACGGCGCCGGCGACGTCATGATCACCGTGGCCCTCGCCTCGACGGTCTTCTTCGCCGTGCCGACGGACGAGGCGCGCGGGCGGGTCGCGCTGTATCTGGCGATCACCATGGCTCCCTTCACGCTGCTCGCCCCGGTGATCGGTCCGCTGCTCGACCGGATCCCGCACGGCAGGCGCGCCGCCATGGCCTCCGCCATGCTGGCCCGCGCGCTGCTCGCGCTCGTCCTGTCGGGAGCTGTGGTCACCGGCAGCCTCCAGCTCTACCCGGCGGCGCTCGGCGTTCTCGTCTCGTCCAAGGCGTACGGAGTGGTGCGCAGCGCCGTCGTGCCCAGGCTGCTGCCACCCCGTTTCTCGCTGGTCAAGGCCAATTCGCGAGTCACGCTCGGCGGGCTGCTCGCGACCGGCGTCGCCGCGCCCATCGGTGCGGGGCTCCAGGCGCTGGGGCCGCGCTGGCCGCTCTACGGGGCCTTCGTGATCTTCGTGTTCGGCATGTTCCTGTCGTTCTCGTTGCCCCACAAGGTGGACTCCGCCAAGGGCGAGCGGACCGCGCTGCTCGCCAACTCCGACGAGGAGGCGGCGGCCGCGGCGCGGAGCGCCGAGCGCGGTCCGGGGGCGGGGCCCGACCTCCGGAAGCACTCCGACGAGCTGGACCCGCACCCCGACGGGCGGGACCCGGATTACGACGGGCGGGACCCGGACCCCGACGGGCAGTACGCCGACCCCGACGGGCAGTACGCCGGTGGCCCACCCGTCGCGGACTCCTGCACCCCCGCGGGCCCCCGTTCACCCACTGGCCCCCGTACCTCCTCGGGCAGAACGAGACGTCCCGGTCTGCGGTCCGTGGGGCCCACCGTCGCCTACGCGCTCGGGGCCAACGCCGCGCTGCGCGGGCTCTCCGGGTTCCTGATCTTCTTCCTCGCCTTTCTCCTGCGCGAACAGCCGCTCGGCGGGCAGAGCGCCGCCGTCTCCCTCGGCATGGTGGGCGTCGCCGCGGGCGGCGGCAACGCGCTCGGGACCGCCGTCGGCGCCTGGCTCAGGTCGCGGAAGCCCGAGGTGATCATCGTGACGGTCGTCGCCGTCGTCCTCGCGGTCGCCGTGACGGCAGCCGTCTTCTACGGTGCGCCGCTCGTGGTGGGGCTCGGCGC from Streptomyces tsukubensis encodes:
- a CDS encoding DUF3027 domain-containing protein; its protein translation is MSAATTRSRTPDRLCVEAVDLARAEAEEAAAPGVVGEHLGAVADGDRVVTHLFASTDFAYRGWRWAVTVTRASRAKLVTLDETVLLPGPDAMLAPEWVPWSERLRPGDMGPGDLLPTEADDLRLEPGFTGEDVPPPNSALSEELAERVDAEDAEVTGGSPARLSTAPLRGSIADVANELGLRRARVLSRYGLHAAADRWEESYGSKTQMAQSAPASCVSCGFLASIGGSLGQEFGVCANEFGPADGHVVSLDFGCGGHSEAAVMPKPPRAAELVIDETLADDMPLTPGAQVDAVTPAESSVQAEQRARPRA
- a CDS encoding MFS transporter; the encoded protein is MTTARSSEGTSGPYEGPSTARRAARSVGRVLRSPFTGAGRSIRRVTHAHGAGESGLGKLIELHGVNGAGDVMITVALASTVFFAVPTDEARGRVALYLAITMAPFTLLAPVIGPLLDRIPHGRRAAMASAMLARALLALVLSGAVVTGSLQLYPAALGVLVSSKAYGVVRSAVVPRLLPPRFSLVKANSRVTLGGLLATGVAAPIGAGLQALGPRWPLYGAFVIFVFGMFLSFSLPHKVDSAKGERTALLANSDEEAAAAARSAERGPGAGPDLRKHSDELDPHPDGRDPDYDGRDPDPDGQYADPDGQYAGGPPVADSCTPAGPRSPTGPRTSSGRTRRPGLRSVGPTVAYALGANAALRGLSGFLIFFLAFLLREQPLGGQSAAVSLGMVGVAAGGGNALGTAVGAWLRSRKPEVIIVTVVAVVLAVAVTAAVFYGAPLVVGLGAFAGFGQALAKLSLDALIQRDVPELVRTSAFARSETLLQMAWVLGGAIGIALPLNGVLGLSIAAGIVALGWLATLRGLLTSAHHGHPRVA